The Hypanus sabinus isolate sHypSab1 chromosome 1, sHypSab1.hap1, whole genome shotgun sequence genome contains a region encoding:
- the LOC132392827 gene encoding uncharacterized protein LOC132392827 — MCDTILRDYVCKGIFTLAQQEVWGCYTCQKVNKKMMRATHKGGQTLAVRPFHRIQIDFTELPQVQRWKYLLVIVDHFTRWVEAFPTTKADAPTVARILLENIVPRYGIMGSIDSDRGTHFASKTHQLICNALGIQWKLHTPWHPQSSGRVERMNSTLKTQLTKLMMETKLPWTKCLPLALLRIRTAPRKDIGVSPYEMLFGLPYWNKVEGYPSLQGGDVFVRDYLQALSRSFAELRRKGLLAQTPPLDFALHRTQPGDWVLIKTWKPEKLQPQWEGPFQVLLTTEAAVRTKEKGWTHAARIKGPVKPEEGAEWTCVQGEDPMVLKLKRRTE; from the coding sequence atgtgcgacactatcctaagggactatgtttgtaaagggatattcacactagctcaacaggaggtgtggggctgttacacctgccaaaaggtaaacaagaaaatgatgcgtgccacccataaggggggacaaacactagccgtccgaccgttccatcggatccaaatagactttacggaactaccacaagttcagagatggaagtacctgttagtaattgtggatcacttcactaggtgggtggaagcattcccaaccactaaagcggacgcccctacagtggcacggatcctattagaaaatatagtcccgagatatggaataatggggtctattgattcagataggggaacacactttgcctcaaaaacacaccagctaatctgtaaCGCCTtgggaatccagtggaagctgcacaccccctggcaccctcagagctcaggaagagttgagaggatgaacagtactttgaagacgcaattgacaaaactaatgatggaaaccaagctaccctggaccaagtgtctacccctggccctactaagaatccgcacggctcctcgaaaagatataggagtatccccttatgaaatgttgtttggccttccatattggaacaaggtggagggctatccttccctgcaagggggagatgtctttgtaagggactatttacaggcactgtctcgttcttttgcagaattgcgcaggaaggggttactcgcacaaaccccacctctggacttcgcactccaccgaactcagcccggtgactgggtcctgattaagacttggaagccagagaagttacagccgcagtgggaaggcccattccaggtgctactgaccaccgaagccgcagtaaggacaaaagaaaaagggtggacccacgccgcgagaatcaagggacccgtaaagcccgaagaaggtgcagaatggacttgcgtccagggagaagacccgatggtgctaaagctcaaaagacggacagaatga